The Anolis carolinensis isolate JA03-04 chromosome 2, rAnoCar3.1.pri, whole genome shotgun sequence genome has a window encoding:
- the hesx1 gene encoding homeobox expressed in ES cells 1: MAGRSPGSHNATSHNHPNKPRYGENKSPPCSFSIESILGIERKKDGTPTAKPHRPWVDKCNDLGEDCNPCLHIPSIAYAIPLFNARSYPEAEERVLKCENYFAVNERLSYKRELSWYRGRRPRTAFTRNQIEILESVFRVNSYPGIDVREELAQKLDLDEDRIQIWFQNRRAKLKRSHRESQFLMVKNTFSQNMIK; the protein is encoded by the exons ATGGCAGGGAGATCACCAGGCTCTCATAATGCAACTTCTCACAATCACCCAAATAAACCCAGGTATGGGGAAAACAAAAGCCCGCCTtgttcattttccattgaaaGCATTTTGGGGATAGAGCGGAAGAAAGATGGCACTCCAACGGCCAAGCCTCACAGGCCCTGGGTGGACAAATGCAATGATTTAG GAGAGGATTGCAACCCCTGCCTGCATATCCCTTCCATCGCCTATGCAATTCCTTTGTTTAATGCAAGAAGCTACCCAGAGGCAGAAGAAAGAGTTCTCAAATGTGAAAACTATTTTGCAGTCAATGAAAGGCTTTCATACAAAAGGGAATTAAGCTGGTACAGAGGTAGGAGGCCGAGGACCGCATTCACCCGAAACCAG ATCGAAATACTGGAAAGTGTCTTTAGAGTGAACTCTTATCCTGGTATTGACGTTAGAGAAGAACTAGCTCAAAAACTAGATTTAGATGAAGACAGAATTCAG attTGGTTCCAGAATCGCCGAGCAAAACTGAAAAGGTCCCACAGAGAATCCCAATTCCTAATGGTTAAAAATACTTTCTCTCAAAACATGATAAAATAA